The sequence ctgtgcaccctcacatctgtgctctgacctcacatctgtgctccctcacatctgtgctccctcacatctgtgctccctcacatctgtgctccctcacatctgtgttccctcacatctgtgttctgacctcacatctgtgctccctcacatctgtgcaccctcacatctgtgctccctcacatctgtgttccctcacatctgtgttctgacctcacatctgtgctccctcacatctgtgttccctcacatctgtgttctgacctcacatctgtgctccctcacatctgtgctccctcacatctgtgttctgacctcacatctgtgctccctcacatctgtgttctgacctcacatctgtgttctgacctcacatctgtgctccctcacatctgtgctccctcacatctgtgctccctcacatctgtgctccctcacatctgtgcaccctcacatctgtgttctgacctcacatctgtgctccctcacatctgtgcaccctcacatctgtgctccctcacatctgtgctccctcacatctgtgctccctcacatctgtgttccCTCACAGCTGTgctccctcacatctgtgctccctcacatctgtgcaccctcacatctgtgctccctcacagctgtgctccctcacatctgtgttccctcacatctgtgctccctcacatctgtgttctgacctcacatctgtgttccctcacatctgtgctccctcacatctgtgttccctcacatctgtgttccctcacatctgtgttccctcacatctgtgttccCTCTAGGGCTGTAgcggtgagggaattcccaccgcggtgactcatagccgctaaacagcgcggtatgcggtgatatcgcatttttgttcattaggctactttccacgacatgcaatgttagatgaaaatcgagcgcataatccgGCTTTTTTccccagcgattctgacatttcactttgctttgcctgtcatttactcgctcacagaccaacatggcagagatcaagcagcgcataccccagttctgcattgttgccagtgccacatggcaaatatcaacattgttgcagacctgcgcacATTTCGTTTAGTcatgacggagaaaaacgaagcagatcagtgcagcagttgagctcacgtgtccgggatacagttttttttaaacagactgccgccgaccaaccaaccccggcacatttttaaacttttttaaacttttttttttttatatatagtttcacctacacagttttgttgaaatgatcaggtatttcccaacagcaaatgtgcacaccaagctgtggttctgCGGAAGCTAGgttattgttgatattagacggtcgcatttacaacgttaaacatggataataagggaagattcaaagccataaagtgtccggactagccagaggagtaaagccgagataaaggtaggccactgcattttattttaacttctattgctacgacactgagtaggcatattcttgtaatatcagctgctgagggagaatgTGACCACAACGAGTggcatgcagacgtgtgtgcgtgtgcggtgcctatatgcaaagatgacgacagaaacgcggcacctcgctgtgttaatgtgtttctcctgccttgaggggaatatacaatgtatcattattactgtgctggctttaaaaagtatcagttctgtcagtcgctttgtatctactgtgcagtcttaaaaactcgttcagtttctcgagttgttctgcgcgtgcaagcTTGCGTgcggtggtggcggtggcctggacacgcaccgcggaggtcctctcagcaccgcggtgattgcattttgcggttatcgcgacagccctagttccctcacatctgtgctccctcacatctgtgttctgacctcacatctgtgttccctcacatctgtgttctgacctcacatctgtgttctgacctcacatctgtgttccctcacatctgtgcaccctcacatctgtgttccctcacatctgtgttctgacctcacatctgtgttctgacctcacatctgtgttctgacctcacatctgtgttctgacctcacatctgtgttccctcacatctgtgcaccctcacatctgtgttccctcacatctgtgctccctcacatctgtgttccctcacatctgtgctccctcacatctgtgttctgacctcacatctgtgttctgacctcacatctgtgctccctcacatctgtgctccctcacatctgtgctctgacctcacatctgtgttctgacctcacatctgtgttctgacctcacatctgtgctccctcacatctgtgttctgacctcacatctgtgctccctcacatctgtgctacctcacatctgtgcaccctcacatctgtgttctgacctcacatctgtgctccctcacatctgtgttctgacctcacatctgtgttccctcacatctgtgttccctcacatctgtgttccctcacatctgtgctccctcacatctgtgttctgacctcacatctgtgttccctcacatctgtgttctgacctcacatctgtgctccctcacatctgtgttctgacctcacatctgtgctccctcacatctgtgcaccctcacatctgtgttctgacctcacatctgtgctccctcacatctgtgttccctcacatctgtgctccctcacatctgtgttctgacctcacatctgtgttccctcacatctgtgttccctcacatctgtgctccctcacatctgtgttctgacctcacatctgtgctccctcacatctgtgctccctcacatctgtgctccctcacatctgtgttctgacctcacatctgtgctccctcacatctgtgcaccctcacatctgtgctccctcacatctgtgttctgacctcacatctgtgctccctcatctgtgttctgacctcacatctgtgttctgacctcacatctgtgcaccctcacatctgtgttctgacctcacatctgtgttctgacctcacatctgtgcaccctcacatctgtgttctgacctcacatctgtgctcccTCACAGCTGTGttccctcacatctgtgttctgacctcacatctgtgctcccTCACAGCTGTgttccctcacatctgtgctccctcacatctgtgttccctcacatctgtgctccctcacatctgtgttctgacctcacatctgtgttctgacctcacatctgtgctacctcacatctgtgctacctcacatctgtgctccctcacatctgtgctccctcacatctgtgttctgacctcacatctgtgctcccTCACAGCTGTgttccctcacatctgtgctccctcacatctgtgttccctcacatctgtgctccctcacatctgtgttccctcacatctgtgctccctcacatctgtgttctgacctcacatctgtgttctgacctcacatctgtgctacctcacatctgtgctacctcacatctgtgctccctcacatctgtgctccctcacatctgtgctacctcacatctgtgctacctcacatctgtgttctgacctcacatctgtgctacctcacatctgtgttccctcacatctgtgctcccTCACAGCTGTGcaccctcacatctgtgctccctcacatctgtgctacctcacatctgtgctacctcacatctgtgttacctcacatctgtgctccctcacatctgtgttctGACCTCACATCTGTGTTCCCTCACAGCTGTgctccctcacatctgtgttccctcacatctgtgctccctcacatctgtgttctgacctcacatctgtgctccctcacatctgtgttctgacctcacatctgtgttccctcacatctgtgctccctcacatctgtgctccctcacatctgtgctccctcacatctgtgttccctcacatctgtgttccctcacatctgtgttctgacctcacatctgtgttctgacctctgacccgctCAGGTCTCAGTCCGGGACGGGAAAGACGGCCACCTTCTGTATCTCAGTGCTGCAGTGCCTCGACATCCAGGTGAGTGTCCAGAACCTCTCAGGTGATCCCTGGTTAAAGGACCAGAACTCCAATTACCTGTtggtctcaggtggtctcaggtggtctcaggtgGGAGGAGCACAGAGCTGGGAACTGTTCTAAAATTGGTTCTGTGTGAACTGGACtgcattattttacattttgttgtgatttggtgctttataaataaaactgaattgaattgttcAGGCTGTTGGGTTGTATCTGCgggggttctggttctggtttcagcagcttcagaaccaggaaccaggtCAGGAGAACCTGATAATGAAGTGTTTTTATGCTGATGACATCACGCTGTGATGCGTTTCCTGTCTGCAGGTGAGGGAGACCCAGGCTCTGATCCTGGCTCCAACCAGAGAGCTGGCAGGGCAGATCCAGAAGGTagttttctctctctcacacactcacacacacacacctgagctgCAGCCGTCTCTGATTGGCCGCTTCTCTCTCAGGTGCTGCTCGCTCTGGGCGACTACATGAACGTTCAGTGCCACTCCTGCATCGGAGGCACCAACGTGGGCGAGGACATCCGCAAGCTGGACTACGGGCAGCACGTGGTCGCCGGGACGCCCGGACGCGTGTTCGGTGAGTCGTCCGTCGCAACGCCCGCCGGTTAGACGATTGACCGCGCGACCGAATCGGCCAATCAGAAGCTCTCGCTTTTGTTCCCGCAGACATGATTCGCCGCAGGAGTCTGAGGACGAGAGCCATCAAGATGCTGGTGCTGGATGAGGCCGACGAGATGCTGAACAAAGGTGAGTCAGTCTGAGCCCTAACCCTAGTTAGTTAGGTTAATCCTAGTTAGTTTGGTTAACCCTAGTTGGTTAGCCtctgagccccccccccccccccccctttctgtcttctcaaaccccagctggttctggttctgatggccacccttcctggttctggttctggtggccacccttcctggttctggttctggtggccacccttcctggttctggttctgatggccacccttcctggttctggttctggtggccacccttcctggttctggttctgccagaggtttcttcctgttcaaagggagtcgtttctctccacagtcgcctcaggcacgctcaggacgggagattggaccgaaaaacaaaaagttttcagtgcaatctgttggtttccttagctaggaaattgtttttgaattggctctatatgaacgaattggattattttatgaattatgattattattaattaattgaattccaattggcttgaattggacttactatctaagtgccttgagatgacatttgttgtatttggcgctattgaattgaattgagctAAGTTTGGTTCGGGGTGATGACGTGAGGATCTGTTTTCATCTCCAGGGTTCAAGGAGCAGATCTACGATGTGTACCGCTACCTGCCGCCGGCCACTCAGGTGGTTCTGATCAGCGCCACGCTGCCGCACGAAATCCTGGAGATGACCAACAAGTTCATGACCGACCCGATTCGCATCCTGGTCAAACGGTGAGTGAACCTGTTCTCCAGGAAGTCTGATGTGAAGATGCTGAGAACAGATTCTGACTCCAGGGCTgcgttccaaaccgcatactactccgtggcgacgtcacgttacgttgcatcttgggtagtttgagtatgagtagtgacctcatgatgcaaacccaacatttaggagaatctagtatgcatccaggaacttaaaataaattaaagttagtaggagaagtatgcggtttggaacacagcccgtGACGCTCGGCGAGCTGAGCTGACGGCGCCACCTTGTGTCTCCGCCCTCAGTGACGAGTTGACCTTGGAGGGCATAAAGCAGTTTTTTGTGGCCGTGGAGCGCGAGGAGTGGAAGTTCGACACTCTGTGCGACCTGTACGACACGCTGACCATCACGCAGGCCGTCATCTTCTGCAACACCAAGAGGAAGGTGAGGCACCCCCACACACCTGTACGCACACACCTGTCCTCAGTCCAGCTGTCAGCAGCAAAGCCTTCTGGGACATGTAGTCAGACCCTTTGTGTTTCAGGTGGACTGGCTGACGGAGAAGATGAGGGAGGCCAACTTCACGGTGTCGTCGATGCACGGCGACATGCCGCAGAAGGAGAGGGAGTCCATCATGAAGGAGTTCCGGTCCGGCGCCAGGTAACGCACGCTCACAGCGTAGCCCCGCCCCCAGAACCGCAGAACGCATCTAACAGAACTTCCTGTTGGTTTCAGCCGCGTGTTGATCTCCACCGACGTCTGGGCCCGAGGTCTGGACGTGCCCCAGGTGTCCCTGATCATCAACTACGACCTGCCCAACAACAGAGAGCTCTACATCCACAGGTGCGCCCGCTCAAAGTAGTCCCGCCCCCAAAGCTCTGTTAATAATGCCTggttgacctttaacctttgacCTCCGGCCTCCTCCAGGATTGGTCGGTCCGGGCGCTACGGCAGGAAGGGCGTGGCCATCAACTTCGTGAAGAACGACGACATCAGGATCCTGCGGGACATCGAGCAGTACTACTCCACCCAGATCGACGAGATGCCCATGAACGGTAGGAGCCGGCCAATCGGGGAGCGGCTGCCGTTACCGTGCCAACGGTTCCCATGCTCACATCTGCTCTCTTTCTCCACAGTGGCCGACCTgatctgatgacatcacagcgtagccccgccccctgctgatgacatcacagcgtagccccgccccctgctttgttttttaaaactttgttttttcttttaacctgTTGAGGCGACCGACTGTAACCGTCAGTTCTTTTgtaaataaagttgttttggttcaggtttggttttcttttaaatcaccAGCTTCACCCGCTCGTTTCTCCTCGTGCACGCTTTTATCGGTGCTCAGGTGTCgcagccaatcagagcgtcCGGACCCACAGAACCATCAGGCTGGAACagctgtttccatggaaacataTTCTTGATCTCAAAgggaaactttatttatttaaacatctAAACACAAACAGGTAAAATGTAAAAGTCGGAGTTATTCGTCTGTTTCTTTGAGCAGAACATGAAGAAGAAATCTGACAAGGGGGCGGAGCCACCGAACACCTCCGTCAGGTGTGTTGCTATGGAAACcggaacagacccagctgaggagaaggagctgaaatggttcctaCGGTGGGGATGAGCCTCACCTGAGGAGGGATCTATGGATCCGGTCACTCTTTGGGttcctccagcagaaccagaacctctaAGCGGTTCCAGCTGGACGGTGCTGAGCACTCGTCATGTGACTGTTGTCCAGGACCAGCTGACCCTCAGGTGACATCACTCTGGCCCCGCCCCTTCGGGTCTTTACATCACAAACTGAGCTAAAACATGTTTACAGGAAGTCACGGCTGAGTGTGAGCCAATGGGAGGACCCGTTTAaacctgctctgattggtcagcgtAAAAGGCGACCGGTGAGTCCACAGATCCAATCAGAAGAGGAGGTGGTTGCATGGTGGGCGGGGCCTACAGCTCTCTCCGGATTAACCAGATCTCGTTGCGGCGGTGCGGCGCTCCCGGGTTGTCGTAGACCGCCACCATGTAGCGGTCCCGGTGGAAGTGGTCCCCGAGGTCCAGGACCTCCCACAGCTGGCGGATCTGAGGGCCAACCGTCTCCTCCGTGGTCGTCCCGAAGAACGTCCTGACGGCCAATCAGACGGCAGCATATCAGACACATTtcgattttatttttaaagaaagtCTGTGAACCTCCAGGATTTTAACATTTAGCTCTGCTCTCAGAAAGGCTTGCGTCAcactgtgacctctgacctctgagccTGACTCGTGGTTTTCCTTccatgtagcttattgttagctgaCTTTTAGCTTtattgttagctgtaatgttagcggATTGTTAACTTTGACGTTAGctatgttatatcctcatttgtaagttgcTTAGGATAAAAGCGTTTTgctaaatgcagaaacataAACACTTTCAGAAGGAGCGTCCAGCAACGTGTTGCTTTATAACCACCAGAGAATTATCACTATTTAATCTTCTACATTTATTACAACATAAATAATGAATTATTGTCATCAAACATACAAGTAAATAAGTCTAAATTAACATTGTAACAATTTAACCGACCATGTTTTACTTCCCCAGCAGAGGAGCTTTATTTGACCATCCAATGTCAGCACCACTTACAGCTaactagcattagcatgtcatGTTAGCTCCAGGCTTCAGGGTACAACATGAGGCTTTATTCTGTGGAAACATGTTTCTGTGCTGCTGAGAGAACGTCTGCTGGGGACATCAACGCTATGAtgcgtaaccatggcaacaggaaagCTGTTAGCCCGTTAGCTGAGCTTACCAAAGCCCACGTGATGCCTGGAGTAAGACCCTGAAtccagatgagttgaagaggagggcgggaacaaaatggagacaaaggaggtagtttaaaccatttcttcccctgatcattgataagatttttacgattacGATTCCCTTTAACGATGCGGTTCTTTGTCGATTCTCATTTGGCGGGAAAagaacaaaccggtcgattagcatcaactttgtttagtggCTTTTGGAGCTTTGTACTTAGGGTTGAGGATCTTTGTCACCCTAGAAAACATAATAATGAATAAGTAAATGTAACATCTGGTTAACTTAGAGTTGCATGTTTTCCTCTGACTCAGCATACAATGGAACACATTCACCTACCGCAGTCCAGGGGCATCTACAGTTGCCTTTTACCCCAAACTCACAGCTCTGTGActttggtctatcctggccggGGTCAGTTTACTCTTCCCTGCTTGGTggaaggagaagctggaggtagaacttcctctggctctgagccagtcggACTCTGGTGACGGTCGTCTGAATGTGATGCACGAGAAGGCGTTAACCgctactaacagcaggttttacaggATGCTGGCGCCAACATGAGAGGCAGTTTGGTtagctgcagtgttagccgaggacatgctaacgttgctaacgttgctgctgctacgcgacattcattcatagtttctgcatgttggtgtttttttcctccttttggtTAAATATCCATTTTACAGAGatgggactcgagtcgctgtgactcgacttgcccaagaaaaacctacttgggacttgcacatgtgtgacttggtcccatctctgtaaGTATTGCAACTTGCCCTgtttgtcgtcttttttagtgaagtggaaccaaactttcgagtgTTTGTTGGGCGCCATGTTGACCGTTGACTCGCCTGCGTAAGCGACTTGCAAACGATTCCCAGGAGTTGAATCCCCGGGTTTGGATTATCATCcctaaaacacaaaaacagcttAAGGATGACCTCACCTGGCGACCACTCTGATTGGCTCCCTGTAGACGATGGCGATGTCGGGGTCGGAGGACCGCGGCGGGCTGCTCTGGAACTCAGCGGGCAGGAAGAACGCCGTCTCCACGTTTTTTTGGAAGGCGCCGCCGTCCTCCATGAGGATGTTGCTGACCACGGGTACGGTCATGCCCAGGTAGCGACCTGCAAAGGACGGCTGGTCAGGAACGTGTGGCGAGCCCTCACCGTGGGCGGGGGCCTCACCGTGGGCGGGGGCCTCACCGTGGGCGGGGGCCTCACCGTGGGCGGAGCCCCACCGTGGGCGGGGCCCCACCGTGGGCGGGGCCTCACCGTGGGCGGGGCCTCACCGTGGGCGGGGCCTCACCTGCTGAGTTCTCCTTGCAGATGAAGCGCATCAGCTTCATGAAGCCCAGCGAGATGCTCTGCTCGTACAGCTCCTCCCCTCGGGTCACACAGGCCCAGTGGCCCGCCGGGTAGACCCGCTCCTGGTACAGGACCTCCCCCATCTGGAACCAGGAGAGAAACAGGTCAGGGCCTGGGACCGGGTTCTGGGACCGGGTTCTAGGACCGGGTTCTGGGACCGGGTTCTGGGACCGGGTTCAGGTTCTGACGGTTTTACCTTCTCATGGGTAGAAATGAGGGCAGATGGGATGGGCTCCCTCTGCTGGCTGTTGCGAGTCATTTCCTGTATGGGTCCCGTCATTTCTGTAACAGAGCGGGAAGTTTTTAGGGTTAACAACAACAAGTCACCTGACCAACgccacttcctgttcctggcCTCAGCTTTCACATTAAAAGCTccctgaaagaagaagaaagtggaGCTTGTATAGGCCCCCCCCCCTCACCTGGAGAACCGACACCTGGTGACtacaggccccgccccctcacctGGAGGAACCGACACCTGGTGACtacaggccccgccccctcacctGGAGGAACCGACACCTGGTGACTACAGGCCCAGCCCCCTCACCTGGAGGAACCGACACCTGGTGACTaaaggccccgccccctcacctGGAGGAACCGACACCTGGTGAGTGCTGGCGACCGCCTGCCAGTGTGTCAGCAGTCGGTTTCCCTCCTCTTCATCCATTGGCTGAGGGTTATCGGTGATGTCATCGTCCAGCTGCTCATCGTCCAATCCCTCGAGGTCTTCCAGAGAGATCAGAGCCATGACCCCGGTGATGTCAGAGGAGGCGTGGCTTTATTGTACCTgcagagaaacagaaagaagCATTAAgccgggtcctggagcattTAAACCCGGTCCTGGAGCATTAAgccgggtcctggagcattaagccgggtcctggagcattTAAACCCGGTCCTGGAGCATTAAgccgggtcctggagcattgagcccgggtcctggagcattTAAACCCGGTCCTGGAGCATTAAGcccgggtcctggagcattaaagcccgggtcctggagcattaaagccgggtcctggagcattTAAACCCGGTCCTGGAGCATTAAgccgggtcctggagcattgagcccgggtcctggagcattTAAACCCGGTCCTGGAGCATTAAGcccgggtcctggagcattaaagcccgggtcctggagcattaaagcccgggtcctggagcattaaagccgggtcctggagcattTAAACCCGGTCCTGGAGCATTAAGcccgggtcctggagcattTAAACCCGGTCCTGGAGCATTAAgccgggtcctggagcattaaagccgggtcctggagcatttaaagccgggtcctggagcattaaagccgggtcctggagcattaaagccgggtcctggagcattaaCACGGTCCTGGAGCATTGAGcccgggtcctggagcattTAAACCCGGTCCTGGAGCATTAAGcccgggtcctggagcatttaagcccgggtcctggagcattaaagccgggtcctggagcattTAAACCCGGTCCTGGAGCATTAAgccgggtcctggagcattgagcccgggtcctggagcattTAAACCCGGTCCTGGAGCATTAAGcccgggtcctggagcattaaagcccgggtcctggagcattaaagccgggtcctggagcattTAAACCCGGTCCTGGAGCATTAAgccgggtcctggagcattgagcccgggtcctggagcattTAAACCCGGTCCTGGAGCATTAAAGcccgggtcctggagcattaaagcccgggtcctggagcattaaagccgggtcctggagcattaaagcccgggtcctggagcattaaagcccgggtcctggagcattaaagccgggtcctggagcattTAAACCCGGTCCTGGAGCATTAAGcccgggtcctggagcattaagcccgggtcctggagcattTAAACCCGGTCCTGGAGCATTAAgccgggtcctggagcattaaagccgggtcctggagcatttaaacccgggtcctggagcattaaagccgggtcctggagcattaaagccgggtcctggagcattaaCACGGTCCTGGAGCATTTAAACCCGGTCCTGGAGCATTAAGcccgggtcctggagcatttaaaccc is a genomic window of Odontesthes bonariensis isolate fOdoBon6 chromosome 4, fOdoBon6.hap1, whole genome shotgun sequence containing:
- the eif4a3 gene encoding eukaryotic initiation factor 4A-III; this translates as MMTATGTQGRKRLLKEEDMTKVEFETSEEVDVTPTFDTMGLREDLLRGIYAYGFEKPSAIQQRAIKQIIKGRDVIAQSQSGTGKTATFCISVLQCLDIQVRETQALILAPTRELAGQIQKVLLALGDYMNVQCHSCIGGTNVGEDIRKLDYGQHVVAGTPGRVFDMIRRRSLRTRAIKMLVLDEADEMLNKGFKEQIYDVYRYLPPATQVVLISATLPHEILEMTNKFMTDPIRILVKRDELTLEGIKQFFVAVEREEWKFDTLCDLYDTLTITQAVIFCNTKRKVDWLTEKMREANFTVSSMHGDMPQKERESIMKEFRSGASRVLISTDVWARGLDVPQVSLIINYDLPNNRELYIHRIGRSGRYGRKGVAINFVKNDDIRILRDIEQYYSTQIDEMPMNVADLI
- the soul4 gene encoding heme-binding protein soul4 — translated: MALISLEDLEGLDDEQLDDDITDNPQPMDEEEGNRLLTHWQAVASTHQVSVPPEMTGPIQEMTRNSQQREPIPSALISTHEKMGEVLYQERVYPAGHWACVTRGEELYEQSISLGFMKLMRFICKENSAGRYLGMTVPVVSNILMEDGGAFQKNVETAFFLPAEFQSSPPRSSDPDIAIVYREPIRVVARTFFGTTTEETVGPQIRQLWEVLDLGDHFHRDRYMVAVYDNPGAPHRRNEIWLIRREL